The proteins below are encoded in one region of Segatella copri:
- the trmD gene encoding tRNA (guanosine(37)-N1)-methyltransferase TrmD encodes MRIDIITVLPEMLEGFFNESILARAQKKGLAEIHLHNLRDYTLDKWKRVDDYPYGGSAGMVMQCEPIDRCIAALKAEREYDDVIYVSPDGETFNQKIANEMSMQGNLIILCGHYKGIDQRVRDHLITREISVGDYVLTGGELAAAIISDAVIRLVPGVISDEQSALSDCFQDDILAAPIYTRPADYKGWKVPEILLSGNEAKIRQWEFDQAMERTKRLRPDLLK; translated from the coding sequence ATGAGAATAGACATTATTACAGTATTACCAGAGATGCTGGAGGGATTCTTCAATGAGTCCATTCTAGCACGTGCGCAGAAGAAGGGTCTAGCGGAGATTCATCTGCACAACCTGCGTGACTACACATTAGATAAATGGAAGCGTGTGGACGACTATCCATACGGCGGAAGTGCCGGCATGGTGATGCAATGTGAACCAATAGACCGCTGCATTGCTGCACTGAAGGCAGAGCGCGAGTATGATGACGTGATTTATGTTTCGCCAGATGGTGAAACTTTCAACCAGAAGATAGCCAACGAAATGTCGATGCAGGGTAACCTCATCATCCTCTGCGGTCACTACAAGGGTATTGACCAGCGTGTGCGCGACCATCTCATTACCCGAGAAATCAGTGTAGGTGATTATGTGCTGACGGGTGGCGAACTTGCTGCAGCCATCATCTCAGATGCCGTCATCCGACTGGTTCCGGGTGTTATCAGCGACGAACAGAGTGCACTTTCCGACTGTTTCCAGGACGACATTCTTGCCGCCCCTATCTACACCCGTCCTGCCGACTACAAGGGATGGAAGGTGCCGGAGATTCTGCTCAGTGGCAACGAAGCCAAGATTCGCCAGTGGGAATTCGACCAGGCCATGGAAAGAACCAAGCGCCTGCGCCCTGACCTGCTGAAATAA
- a CDS encoding patatin-like phospholipase family protein, with the protein MKLNLKTTGLVLEGGGMRGVFTSGVLDAFMKHDVHFPYTVAVSAGACNGMSYMSRQPRRARISNIDYLARYQYIGIRHLVTQGCIFDRKLLYDKFPNQLLPFDFDTYFKYADGFEMVTTNCLTGKAMYLSENHDRQRALDVVRASSSLPYVSKIVEVDGIPMLDGGIADSIPVQHAIDMGWQHNVVVLTRNKGWRDMGKDHKIPYLYKNYPRLRVALSHRHRAYNEQIQLVDDLEAAGKITCIRPIRPLEVGRIEKDTDKLERLYEEGFMLGEAFCEKCVEKE; encoded by the coding sequence ATGAAATTGAATTTGAAAACAACAGGTTTGGTTCTTGAGGGAGGAGGCATGCGAGGGGTCTTCACTAGTGGGGTACTGGATGCCTTCATGAAGCATGATGTTCATTTCCCTTATACGGTGGCTGTATCGGCTGGGGCATGTAATGGCATGTCGTATATGAGCCGCCAACCTCGGCGTGCCCGTATCTCTAACATCGATTATCTGGCCCGATACCAGTATATCGGTATTCGCCATCTGGTGACTCAGGGGTGTATCTTCGACCGCAAATTGCTCTACGATAAGTTTCCGAACCAGCTCTTGCCTTTCGATTTTGATACCTATTTTAAGTATGCCGATGGTTTCGAGATGGTTACTACCAATTGTCTTACGGGCAAGGCTATGTATCTTTCCGAGAATCATGACAGGCAGCGTGCACTGGATGTTGTGCGTGCTTCCAGCAGTTTGCCATATGTGAGCAAGATTGTGGAAGTGGATGGCATTCCGATGTTGGATGGTGGTATTGCGGACAGTATTCCGGTACAGCACGCCATTGACATGGGGTGGCAACACAATGTGGTTGTCCTGACTCGCAACAAAGGATGGCGTGATATGGGCAAAGACCATAAGATACCTTATTTATATAAGAACTATCCTCGCCTGCGTGTGGCTCTGAGTCACCGTCATCGGGCTTATAACGAACAGATCCAGCTTGTAGATGATCTGGAGGCTGCGGGTAAGATTACCTGTATCCGTCCAATCCGTCCGTTGGAAGTTGGCAGAATAGAGAAGGATACCGATAAACTGGAACGCCTCTACGAAGAAGGTTTCATGCTGGGTGAGGCTTTCTGCGAAAAATGCGTAGAAAAAGAATAA
- a CDS encoding aminopeptidase P family protein, which yields MFSKETYISRRQELKKLVKSGVIILFGNNNSPCNFPNNGYYPFRQDSTFLYYFGLQRDGLVGVIDIDNDIETLIGDDIDLVDIVWYGSVDSVHDLAAQVGVHNSAPMKTLKTICNDAMSKKRKIHFLPPYRYDIKLQVFDLLGIHPNQQKEEASMDLIKAVVKMRSTKTQEEIEELERAAVIGYKMHTTAMKLVRPGVTEKYVAGQVSGIAHSYGAMVSFPTIFSQHGEIQHGYPSMNVLEEGRLALCDAGAETMNNYCSDNTRTMPVSGKFSQRQLEIYSIVEECHDHALDVAKPGVKWADVHFSVCRLLFDRMKELGLAKGDTEEAVKAGAHAMFLPHGLGHMMGMDVHDMENLDQINVGFDEEVRPNLEQFGTNCLRMGRRLQEGFVVTDEPGVYFIPALIDDWKASGHCAEFLNFDKIETYKDFGGIRIEDDVLITKDSCRFLGKDRIPYHPKDVEEFMAANKE from the coding sequence ATGTTCAGCAAAGAGACTTACATCAGCCGCAGACAGGAGCTGAAGAAACTTGTGAAAAGCGGCGTAATTATACTTTTCGGAAACAACAATTCACCATGTAATTTCCCTAATAACGGATATTACCCTTTCCGTCAGGACTCGACATTCCTCTATTATTTCGGATTGCAGCGCGACGGTCTGGTAGGTGTGATAGATATAGACAACGATATTGAAACCCTGATTGGCGACGACATCGACCTCGTAGACATCGTATGGTACGGAAGCGTTGACAGTGTTCACGATCTTGCAGCGCAGGTAGGCGTTCACAACTCAGCACCTATGAAAACGCTCAAGACTATCTGCAACGACGCCATGTCGAAGAAGCGCAAGATTCATTTCCTGCCACCTTACCGCTACGACATCAAGCTGCAGGTATTCGACCTTCTGGGCATCCATCCTAACCAGCAGAAAGAAGAGGCCAGCATGGACCTCATCAAGGCTGTTGTGAAGATGCGTTCAACTAAGACCCAGGAAGAAATCGAGGAATTGGAGCGTGCTGCTGTCATCGGATACAAGATGCATACCACAGCGATGAAGCTCGTACGTCCGGGTGTGACAGAAAAATATGTTGCAGGTCAGGTAAGCGGCATTGCCCACTCTTACGGAGCCATGGTCAGTTTCCCAACCATCTTCAGTCAGCACGGTGAAATTCAGCATGGTTATCCATCTATGAATGTACTGGAAGAAGGCAGACTGGCACTCTGTGATGCAGGTGCAGAAACTATGAACAACTACTGTTCAGACAACACCCGCACCATGCCGGTGAGCGGAAAGTTCAGCCAGCGCCAGTTGGAAATCTACTCTATTGTAGAAGAATGCCACGACCATGCACTGGATGTAGCCAAGCCAGGCGTAAAATGGGCAGACGTACACTTCTCTGTTTGCCGCCTGCTCTTCGACCGCATGAAGGAACTCGGACTTGCAAAGGGTGATACAGAAGAGGCTGTAAAGGCTGGAGCACACGCCATGTTCCTGCCTCATGGTTTGGGCCACATGATGGGAATGGATGTTCACGACATGGAGAACCTCGACCAGATTAACGTTGGTTTCGACGAAGAGGTACGCCCTAATCTGGAGCAATTCGGTACCAACTGCCTGCGTATGGGTCGCCGTCTGCAGGAAGGTTTCGTGGTAACCGACGAGCCGGGAGTTTACTTCATCCCTGCCCTCATCGACGACTGGAAGGCATCCGGTCACTGTGCAGAATTCCTCAACTTCGACAAGATTGAGACCTATAAAGATTTCGGTGGTATCCGAATTGAGGACGATGTACTCATCACCAAAGATAGTTGCAGATTCCTGGGCAAAGACCGCATACCTTATCATCCAAAAGATGTTGAGGAGTTCATGGCAGCCAACAAGGAATAA
- a CDS encoding aminopeptidase C — protein MKKTMIVAALMALVATGANAKKAADSAEVAKNKPVFTVVKQNPITSIKDQNRSGTCWAYSTLSYFESEILKKTGKTYDLSEMFVANKTYMDRATVAVRMHGDVSFSEGGSAYDVLYALQHYGIVPESAMPAPGSLTGDSLANFGEFFNVMTPYVEAVAKSTAKKLSPAWKSGLQGIIDSYIGKAPEKFTYEGKQYTPQSFCQSLGLNLDDYVTITSYTHHPMWSKFAVEVQDNWRWPLSYNVPMEDICKIIDNAVNNGYTVAWGGDVTEDGFTRKGLGIAYDVKKVRSMAGTDADHWFKLSKDEKKEKFDSLGVNAPEIVPTQAMRQEAFDNWETTDDHGMHIYGIAKDQNGKEYYMVKNSWGEYGDYKGTWYMTKAFVAYKTMDFMVNKNALPKDIRKKLGI, from the coding sequence ATGAAGAAAACTATGATTGTTGCAGCCTTGATGGCTTTGGTAGCCACAGGAGCAAATGCGAAGAAAGCTGCAGACTCTGCAGAAGTAGCAAAGAACAAACCTGTATTTACTGTAGTAAAGCAGAATCCTATCACTAGCATCAAGGACCAGAACCGCAGTGGTACGTGCTGGGCTTACTCTACCCTCAGCTACTTCGAGAGCGAAATCTTGAAGAAGACAGGCAAGACCTACGACCTCAGCGAAATGTTCGTAGCCAACAAGACTTATATGGACCGCGCCACAGTGGCTGTAAGAATGCACGGCGACGTGAGCTTCTCTGAGGGTGGTAGCGCCTACGATGTTCTCTATGCTTTGCAGCACTATGGTATTGTACCTGAGTCTGCCATGCCTGCACCAGGTTCATTGACAGGTGACTCTTTGGCTAACTTCGGTGAGTTCTTCAATGTAATGACTCCATACGTAGAGGCAGTAGCAAAGAGCACAGCTAAGAAGCTTTCTCCAGCCTGGAAGAGCGGTCTTCAGGGCATCATCGACTCTTATATCGGTAAGGCTCCTGAGAAGTTTACATACGAGGGCAAGCAGTATACTCCACAGAGTTTCTGCCAGAGCCTCGGTTTGAATCTTGATGATTATGTAACCATTACCAGCTACACCCACCACCCAATGTGGAGCAAGTTTGCTGTTGAGGTACAGGACAACTGGCGCTGGCCTTTGAGCTACAACGTTCCTATGGAAGACATCTGCAAGATTATCGACAACGCTGTAAACAACGGTTACACAGTAGCTTGGGGAGGTGACGTAACAGAAGACGGTTTCACTCGCAAGGGTCTCGGTATCGCTTACGACGTAAAGAAGGTTCGCTCTATGGCCGGTACAGATGCTGACCATTGGTTCAAGCTCTCTAAGGACGAGAAGAAGGAGAAGTTTGATTCTCTCGGCGTAAATGCTCCTGAGATTGTTCCTACACAGGCTATGCGTCAGGAAGCATTCGACAATTGGGAGACAACTGACGACCACGGTATGCACATCTACGGTATCGCTAAGGATCAGAACGGCAAGGAGTACTACATGGTTAAGAACTCTTGGGGCGAGTATGGTGACTACAAGGGAACCTGGTACATGACCAAGGCTTTCGTAGCTTACAAGACTATGGACTTCATGGTTAACAAGAACGCCCTTCCTAAGGACATCCGCAAGAAGCTCGGAATCTAG
- the recJ gene encoding single-stranded-DNA-specific exonuclease RecJ: MHFKWNYESPTPEQQKAAEELGAKLNMSPVLAHLLIKREITTESAAKRFFRPQLSDLINPFLMKDMDIAVDRLNDAMGRKERILVYGDYDVDGCTAVALVYKFLQQFYSNIDYYIPDRYDEGYGVSKKGIDFAHQTGVKLIIILDCGIKAIQEIEYAKSLGIDFIICDHHVPDDVMPPAVAILNPKRPDDPFPFKHLCGCGVGFKFMQAFAKNNNIPFSRLIPLLDFCAVSIAADIVPVVDENRILAFHGLKLLNTNPSIGLKSIIDICGLNGRELSMSDIVFKIGPRINASGRMENGKLSVDLLVERDYSSALRMARHINEYNEQRKDIDKQMTEEANGIVSRLESMKHNSSIVLYDEGWKKGVIGIVASRLTEIYFRPTIVLTRDGDMATGSARSVTGFDIYSAIKSCRDLLLNFGGHTYAAGLTLKWDKVREFRDRFQHYVEEHISPQQTEPMLNIDAEIDFKDITKHLQADLKRFSPFGPCNQKPIFCTNRVYDYGTSKVVGREQEHIKLELVDSKSSTVLNGIAFGQSAAARYIKSKRSFDIAFTIEENIFKKNQVQLQIEDIRPNEG, from the coding sequence ATGCATTTTAAATGGAATTACGAATCACCAACACCTGAACAGCAAAAAGCAGCTGAAGAATTAGGCGCCAAGCTAAATATGAGCCCAGTTCTTGCCCATTTGCTCATCAAGCGAGAGATTACGACAGAGTCTGCAGCCAAACGGTTTTTCCGTCCACAACTCTCAGATCTCATCAATCCATTCCTGATGAAAGACATGGACATTGCCGTAGACCGCCTGAACGATGCTATGGGTAGAAAGGAACGTATCCTTGTTTACGGAGACTATGACGTAGACGGATGCACCGCCGTTGCCCTGGTGTACAAATTCTTGCAGCAATTCTATTCAAACATCGACTACTACATTCCCGACCGCTACGACGAAGGTTACGGAGTGAGTAAGAAAGGAATTGATTTTGCTCATCAGACTGGTGTAAAACTGATTATTATTCTAGACTGCGGAATCAAGGCTATTCAGGAGATAGAATATGCCAAGAGTCTGGGAATAGACTTCATCATCTGCGACCATCACGTTCCTGACGATGTGATGCCACCTGCTGTGGCCATACTCAATCCGAAGCGTCCTGACGATCCATTCCCATTCAAGCATCTCTGCGGATGCGGTGTAGGATTCAAGTTTATGCAGGCTTTTGCCAAGAACAACAACATTCCGTTCTCCAGGCTCATTCCTCTGCTCGACTTCTGCGCTGTGAGTATTGCTGCCGACATTGTGCCGGTGGTAGATGAGAACAGAATACTCGCCTTCCATGGTCTTAAGTTGCTGAATACCAATCCAAGTATCGGTCTGAAATCCATCATCGACATCTGCGGACTGAACGGACGCGAGCTCTCTATGAGCGATATTGTGTTCAAGATTGGTCCCCGCATCAATGCTTCAGGCAGAATGGAGAACGGCAAGCTGAGCGTAGATCTGCTGGTAGAAAGAGACTATTCCTCAGCCCTGCGCATGGCCAGACACATCAATGAGTACAATGAGCAGCGCAAAGACATAGACAAGCAGATGACTGAAGAAGCCAACGGCATCGTATCGCGTCTGGAAAGCATGAAACACAACTCCAGCATCGTGCTCTATGATGAAGGTTGGAAAAAGGGAGTCATTGGCATTGTTGCTTCCCGACTCACCGAAATCTACTTCCGCCCTACCATTGTTCTGACCCGGGATGGTGATATGGCTACAGGTTCAGCACGTAGCGTAACGGGATTTGACATCTACTCAGCCATCAAGAGTTGCCGCGACCTCCTGCTCAATTTCGGTGGTCATACCTATGCTGCCGGACTTACCTTGAAGTGGGATAAGGTTAGAGAGTTCAGAGACAGGTTCCAGCATTATGTAGAAGAGCATATTTCGCCTCAACAGACAGAACCGATGCTCAACATAGATGCTGAAATTGACTTTAAAGACATTACCAAGCATCTGCAGGCCGACTTGAAGCGCTTCTCTCCTTTCGGTCCATGTAACCAGAAACCTATTTTCTGCACCAACCGGGTATATGATTATGGTACCAGTAAGGTGGTGGGCAGAGAACAGGAACACATCAAGTTGGAACTGGTAGACTCAAAATCGAGCACGGTCTTAAACGGCATCGCTTTCGGTCAGAGTGCAGCTGCCCGCTACATCAAGAGTAAGCGAAGTTTCGACATAGCCTTCACCATCGAAGAGAATATTTTTAAGAAAAACCAAGTTCAACTTCAGATAGAAGACATCCGTCCAAACGAAGGATGA
- a CDS encoding RecQ family ATP-dependent DNA helicase encodes MADKYQEILRTYWGYPDFRGIQRDIIESIARGEDTLGLMPTGGGKSITFQVPALAQKGVCIVVTPLIALMKDQVQHLKARNILAEAIYTGLSRQEILRILENCIFGEIKFLYVSPERLSSELFQTKLRHIPVSFITVDEAHCISQWGYDFRPSYLEIAKIRDMKPGVPVLALTATATPDVVEDIQNQLHFKKQNVFKMSFARKNLAYVVRTTNDKLTEMVHILQCTQGSAIIYARSRKRTKEMAELLNKQGISATFYHAGLDSDVKDIRQKNWQNDEIRVMVATNAFGMGIDKSDVRMVIHIDCPDSLEAYFQEAGRGGRDGEKAYAVLLYNQSDENKLMKRIDETFPDKEFIKDVYEHLAYFFQVAVGSGMGQTFMFEIEKFCFTYKYFPTRVDSALRILERSGYIHYEDNPDGKARIRFNISRNDLYLLENVSEKEESVITGLLRNYGGLFTDYVYIDESLIERVSELNRQQVYMILKNLSARHIIDFIPRRKTPYISYTRPREDGFRVIIPEEVWEVRKKQFTAHIKSIINYAKNDTICRSRQLLSYFGEKTKMKDDCGICDVCIDHKIPQKQTIISEILDLLKDGKPHDITELNQLKYDSEDMAAVLEEMVAENMFYVEGDKIVHDP; translated from the coding sequence ATGGCAGATAAATATCAAGAAATACTACGTACATATTGGGGGTATCCTGACTTTCGCGGCATACAACGAGACATCATCGAGAGTATAGCCCGAGGTGAGGATACCCTCGGTCTTATGCCTACAGGTGGCGGTAAATCCATCACCTTCCAGGTTCCAGCCCTTGCCCAAAAGGGCGTCTGCATTGTGGTAACTCCACTCATTGCGCTGATGAAGGATCAGGTACAGCATCTCAAAGCCCGCAACATCCTGGCTGAAGCCATCTACACAGGATTGTCGCGCCAAGAGATTCTCCGAATATTGGAAAATTGTATTTTCGGTGAAATCAAGTTTCTGTATGTTTCACCAGAACGTCTTTCTTCAGAATTGTTCCAAACTAAACTGCGCCACATTCCGGTGAGTTTCATCACGGTAGATGAAGCTCACTGCATCAGCCAGTGGGGTTACGATTTCCGCCCGTCTTATCTCGAAATTGCAAAAATAAGAGATATGAAGCCCGGTGTACCAGTCCTTGCTCTTACAGCTACGGCCACTCCCGATGTAGTAGAAGATATCCAGAACCAACTTCACTTCAAGAAGCAAAACGTATTTAAAATGAGTTTTGCCCGCAAGAATCTTGCCTATGTGGTGCGCACCACCAACGACAAGTTGACCGAAATGGTTCATATCCTGCAGTGTACCCAAGGCTCGGCAATCATTTATGCGAGAAGCCGAAAACGAACCAAGGAGATGGCAGAACTTCTGAACAAACAAGGTATTTCTGCTACATTTTACCATGCCGGACTGGATTCCGACGTGAAGGATATCCGACAGAAAAACTGGCAAAATGACGAGATAAGGGTAATGGTAGCAACCAATGCTTTCGGCATGGGAATAGACAAGTCAGATGTGAGAATGGTAATTCATATAGATTGTCCAGACTCACTGGAAGCCTATTTTCAAGAGGCGGGTAGAGGCGGAAGAGACGGCGAAAAGGCTTATGCTGTGCTGCTCTACAACCAGAGTGATGAAAACAAACTCATGAAACGCATAGACGAAACCTTCCCAGACAAAGAATTCATCAAAGACGTATACGAGCATCTTGCTTACTTTTTCCAGGTGGCAGTTGGAAGCGGAATGGGACAGACTTTCATGTTCGAGATAGAGAAGTTCTGCTTCACCTACAAGTACTTCCCTACTCGCGTAGACTCGGCTCTGCGCATTCTGGAGCGCTCAGGCTATATCCACTACGAGGACAATCCTGACGGAAAAGCAAGAATCAGATTTAACATCAGCCGAAATGATCTCTATCTGCTAGAGAATGTTTCGGAGAAGGAAGAGTCTGTTATTACGGGGCTTCTGCGTAATTACGGCGGTCTGTTTACCGACTATGTTTACATTGATGAGTCGCTGATAGAGCGTGTAAGCGAACTAAACCGTCAGCAGGTATACATGATTCTGAAAAATCTGAGTGCCCGCCACATCATCGACTTCATTCCCCGCCGCAAGACACCTTATATCAGCTACACGCGTCCTAGGGAAGATGGTTTCAGAGTTATCATCCCTGAGGAGGTATGGGAAGTACGCAAGAAACAGTTTACTGCCCACATCAAGAGTATCATCAATTATGCCAAGAACGACACCATCTGCCGTTCGCGCCAGCTTCTGAGTTATTTTGGCGAAAAAACGAAAATGAAGGACGATTGCGGGATATGTGATGTCTGCATAGACCACAAAATACCCCAGAAGCAAACTATTATATCAGAAATTCTAGACTTGCTGAAAGACGGAAAGCCACATGACATTACAGAACTAAACCAACTGAAATATGATTCAGAAGATATGGCTGCAGTTCTTGAAGAAATGGTTGCAGAGAATATGTTTTATGTCGAGGGAGACAAAATCGTTCATGACCCATAA
- the ilvC gene encoding ketol-acid reductoisomerase, giving the protein MAEMNFGGVMETVVTSHEFSLEKAREVLKNETIAVIGYGIQGPGQACNLRDNGFNVIVGQRQGKTYEKCLKDGWVPGKTLFSIEEAAEKGTIICMLLSDAGQIACWPKIKPHLTAGKTLYYSHGFAINWSDRTGVVPPKDIDVIMVAPKGSGTSLRTMFCEGRGLNCSYAVYQDASGKAEEKTIAFGIGIGAGYLFKTTFQREATSDLTGERGSLMGAIEGLLEAQYDVLRENGHSPSEAFNETVEELTQSLGPLFGAKGMDWMYANCSTTAQRGALDWAPRFREAIKPVMEWLYYSVKTGNEAQISIDKNSQADYREKLNAELEAMRNKEMWQAGVTVRKLRPENN; this is encoded by the coding sequence ATGGCAGAAATGAATTTCGGTGGCGTAATGGAAACTGTTGTCACCAGTCATGAATTTTCATTGGAGAAAGCACGTGAAGTATTGAAGAACGAAACTATCGCAGTTATCGGTTATGGTATCCAGGGTCCTGGTCAGGCTTGTAACCTTCGCGATAATGGTTTCAACGTCATCGTCGGACAGCGTCAGGGTAAGACCTACGAGAAGTGTCTGAAGGATGGTTGGGTTCCTGGTAAGACTCTGTTCTCTATCGAGGAAGCTGCTGAAAAAGGTACTATCATCTGTATGTTGCTTTCTGATGCCGGTCAGATTGCATGCTGGCCAAAGATTAAGCCACACCTCACAGCAGGTAAGACTTTGTATTATTCACATGGTTTCGCTATCAACTGGAGCGACCGCACAGGCGTTGTTCCACCAAAGGATATTGATGTAATCATGGTTGCTCCTAAGGGTTCTGGTACTTCTCTCCGCACTATGTTCTGCGAGGGTCGTGGTTTGAACTGCTCTTACGCTGTATACCAGGATGCATCTGGTAAGGCAGAGGAGAAGACTATTGCCTTCGGTATCGGTATCGGTGCCGGTTATTTGTTCAAGACAACATTCCAGCGTGAGGCTACTTCTGACCTCACAGGTGAGCGTGGCTCATTGATGGGTGCAATTGAGGGATTGTTGGAGGCACAGTATGACGTGCTCCGCGAGAATGGTCACTCACCATCTGAGGCTTTCAACGAGACTGTTGAGGAGCTCACACAGAGCCTTGGCCCTCTCTTCGGTGCTAAGGGTATGGATTGGATGTATGCTAACTGTTCAACAACAGCTCAGCGTGGTGCTCTTGACTGGGCTCCTCGTTTCCGTGAGGCTATCAAGCCTGTAATGGAGTGGTTGTACTACTCTGTAAAGACTGGTAACGAGGCTCAGATTTCTATCGACAAGAACTCTCAGGCTGATTACCGCGAGAAGTTGAACGCTGAACTCGAGGCTATGCGCAACAAGGAAATGTGGCAGGCTGGTGTTACAGTTCGTAAACTTCGCCCTGAGAATAACTAA
- a CDS encoding acyl-[acyl-carrier-protein] thioesterase, producing MEQKILDKVGRYEFLSEPFHCDFSSHLFMGHLGNHLLNAADFHSNDRGFGMNYLMPRHKTWVLSRLAIEMTEMPKSYDRFVVETWCESAMKYFTSRDFKICGKTSSSEEAKVYGYGKSVWAMIDTETRQPVDIFEIHDGLIKEYIDSEKPCPIQASSRVKMGKDAKLVRTIDTYYHDVDVNGHINSVKYIEHILDLFDLDYYQNHFLQRFEIAYVAESHQGDQLHFYLEETSEAEKMQEYCIKITKTGKNDVNEVEVVRSKAKFIKN from the coding sequence ATGGAACAGAAAATATTAGATAAGGTAGGGCGTTACGAATTCCTATCGGAGCCTTTCCACTGCGATTTCAGCAGCCACCTCTTTATGGGGCATCTCGGAAATCATCTGCTCAATGCTGCCGATTTTCACAGCAACGACCGCGGGTTCGGTATGAACTACCTCATGCCCCGACACAAGACATGGGTTCTCAGCCGACTGGCCATTGAGATGACAGAGATGCCGAAGTCTTATGACCGCTTTGTGGTAGAAACCTGGTGCGAGAGTGCCATGAAATATTTCACATCCCGAGATTTCAAAATCTGCGGCAAGACATCATCATCAGAAGAAGCCAAGGTTTACGGTTACGGCAAGAGCGTGTGGGCAATGATTGATACGGAGACCCGACAGCCTGTTGATATTTTTGAAATTCACGACGGACTCATCAAAGAATATATTGATTCGGAAAAACCTTGTCCTATCCAGGCAAGTTCGAGAGTGAAAATGGGCAAGGATGCCAAGCTGGTGAGAACCATTGACACCTATTATCATGATGTAGATGTTAACGGGCACATCAACTCGGTGAAATACATCGAACATATCCTCGACCTCTTTGATCTGGATTATTACCAAAATCACTTTTTGCAAAGATTTGAGATAGCTTATGTAGCAGAAAGTCACCAGGGAGACCAACTTCATTTCTATTTGGAAGAAACAAGTGAGGCAGAAAAAATGCAAGAATACTGCATAAAGATAACAAAAACCGGTAAAAATGACGTAAATGAGGTGGAAGTTGTAAGAAGTAAGGCTAAATTTATTAAAAATTGA
- the ilvN gene encoding acetolactate synthase small subunit, giving the protein MENNNEKKLYTLLVYSENIAGILNQITAVFTRRQVNIESLNVSASSIKNIHKYTITVWSDEEQIEKINKAIEKKIDVVKSDYYSDDQIFIHEVALFKISTPVLLENPEVSRTIRKHDARMMEVNPTYSTVLLAGLTEDIADLFQQLNSYNCLLQYTRSGRIAVTRSFDEPISDYLKQNSED; this is encoded by the coding sequence ATGGAGAATAACAACGAAAAGAAATTATATACATTGCTTGTTTACTCAGAAAACATTGCCGGTATCCTGAATCAGATTACTGCCGTGTTTACTCGCAGACAGGTAAACATCGAGAGCTTGAATGTTTCGGCCAGCAGTATCAAGAATATACACAAGTATACCATCACGGTTTGGAGTGATGAAGAGCAGATTGAGAAAATCAACAAGGCAATAGAGAAGAAGATTGACGTGGTGAAGAGCGATTACTACTCCGACGACCAGATCTTCATCCATGAAGTGGCTCTCTTCAAGATTTCCACTCCGGTATTGCTCGAAAATCCAGAGGTTTCGCGCACCATCCGCAAGCATGATGCCCGCATGATGGAGGTGAATCCTACTTACAGCACCGTGCTCCTGGCAGGACTTACCGAAGACATCGCCGATCTCTTCCAGCAGCTCAACAGCTACAACTGCCTCCTTCAGTATACCCGAAGCGGCAGAATCGCTGTTACGAGAAGTTTTGACGAACCCATCTCTGATTATCTCAAGCAGAATTCAGAAGATTAG